The following proteins are encoded in a genomic region of Bacteroidota bacterium:
- a CDS encoding rhodanese-like domain-containing protein: protein MKQIHFGFFLFVVLTGLMAPAAVQAQQRISYEEMVRLRKQQPGQILDVRADWEYRQGHLPCAQLVDVNADDFATKIRQLDKSQPYYVYCYAGGRSAEASQIMTKAGFKQVYNVSEGISGFQKKKIPLTAGDKACP, encoded by the coding sequence ATGAAGCAGATACACTTCGGCTTTTTCCTTTTCGTTGTCCTGACCGGCCTTATGGCTCCCGCAGCGGTGCAGGCCCAGCAGCGCATCAGCTACGAAGAAATGGTCCGCCTGCGTAAGCAGCAGCCAGGCCAGATCCTGGATGTGCGGGCCGACTGGGAGTATCGGCAGGGCCACCTGCCCTGTGCCCAGCTGGTAGATGTAAATGCCGATGACTTTGCCACCAAAATCCGGCAGCTGGATAAGTCTCAGCCCTACTACGTGTATTGCTATGCCGGTGGCCGCAGCGCCGAAGCTAGCCAGATTATGACGAAGGCAGGCTTCAAGCAGGTATACAATGTTTCGGAGGGCATCTCGGGCTTTCAGAAGAAGAAGATCCCCCTCACTGCCGGGGATAAGGCCTGCCCCTAG
- a CDS encoding class I SAM-dependent methyltransferase, with protein sequence MPMHTETEAPEMPTRDAEWFAEWFDSPYYHLLYGHRSQAEADALIEVLAPRLGLAAGAAVLDLACGKGRHARALHRQGYRVLGVDLSPQSIAHARQYEADGLHYEVADMRHLGYTHRFDAVLNLFTSFGYFSTLTDNLRVLTGVKASLKPGGRFVLDFMNADQVAHTLVPQEVLLREGIRFDLRRRLIRGYVHKDIRFRDAGQSYHYQERVQLLTEPMLRNLLIRTGFTVLARWGDYSLSPFRTADSPRLIFLCQA encoded by the coding sequence ATGCCCATGCACACTGAAACCGAAGCCCCAGAGATGCCCACACGCGATGCCGAGTGGTTTGCCGAATGGTTTGACAGCCCCTACTACCACCTGCTGTATGGGCACCGCAGCCAGGCCGAGGCCGATGCGCTGATAGAGGTGCTGGCACCCCGGCTAGGCCTGGCTGCCGGGGCCGCAGTGCTAGACCTGGCCTGCGGAAAGGGCCGGCACGCACGGGCCCTGCACCGGCAGGGCTACCGGGTGCTGGGGGTAGACCTTAGCCCACAGAGCATAGCCCATGCGCGGCAATACGAGGCCGATGGCCTGCACTATGAAGTGGCAGACATGCGGCACCTGGGCTATACCCACCGCTTCGATGCGGTGCTGAACCTATTCACCAGCTTCGGCTACTTCTCCACCCTGACCGACAACCTGCGGGTGCTGACTGGCGTAAAGGCAAGCCTAAAGCCCGGCGGACGCTTTGTGCTCGACTTTATGAATGCAGACCAGGTAGCCCATACGCTGGTGCCACAGGAGGTGCTGCTGCGCGAGGGCATCCGGTTCGACCTCCGCCGGCGCCTCATCCGGGGGTATGTGCACAAGGACATTCGGTTTCGGGATGCCGGGCAGAGCTACCACTACCAGGAGCGGGTGCAGCTGCTAACGGAGCCGATGCTGCGAAACCTGCTGATCCGCACTGGCTTTACGGTACTGGCCCGCTGGGGTGATTATAGCCTGTCTCCCTTTCGTACGGCGGACTCGCCCCGGCTCATCTTTTTGTGCCAGGCATAG
- a CDS encoding T9SS type A sorting domain-containing protein: protein MKILLLSASFCLLIFRIAQAQPLNPGNVGGSQTLCPGGNPAAFTSEAAASGGTGTLSYQWQSSTVLLGDYTEITGATQATYDLGAQAASGVTYYRRRVTDTFSPPRVAYSDTLTVTVGPGNAITTQPTSADVGTGRRSKLKVAARGQSLTYQWQKSLTETGTFQNIDGATRDTLVFNNASLADTGYYRVVVSGTCGSALTSSVARLRVFVITRRDPSASLGSLKLYPNPVRAELNIELEKADPYTLRILNLQGQEVAAATFVGSTHRLSTAALPAGTYLLEVSGTSGLATQRIVVQ, encoded by the coding sequence ATGAAAATTCTGCTACTTAGTGCCTCTTTCTGCCTGCTTATCTTCCGCATTGCCCAGGCTCAGCCGCTGAATCCCGGAAACGTAGGGGGCAGCCAAACCCTCTGCCCCGGTGGCAACCCTGCCGCCTTTACCAGCGAGGCCGCTGCCAGCGGGGGTACCGGCACCCTTAGCTACCAGTGGCAGAGTAGCACCGTGCTGCTGGGCGATTATACCGAGATTACCGGTGCTACCCAGGCTACCTATGATCTGGGTGCTCAGGCTGCCTCCGGCGTTACCTACTATCGCCGCCGGGTTACCGATACCTTTAGTCCCCCCCGGGTTGCCTACAGCGATACACTGACAGTAACCGTAGGCCCGGGCAATGCCATTACCACCCAGCCCACCAGCGCAGATGTAGGTACAGGGCGCCGTTCCAAGCTGAAGGTTGCTGCAAGAGGCCAAAGCCTGACCTACCAGTGGCAAAAGAGCCTCACAGAGACCGGTACCTTCCAGAACATTGACGGCGCTACCCGAGATACCCTGGTATTCAACAATGCCAGCCTGGCCGACACGGGCTACTACCGTGTGGTGGTGAGCGGTACCTGCGGCAGTGCCCTTACCAGCAGTGTAGCCCGGCTGCGCGTGTTTGTTATTACCCGCCGAGATCCATCCGCCAGCCTTGGCAGCCTGAAACTGTACCCCAACCCCGTACGCGCGGAGCTGAACATAGAGCTGGAAAAGGCCGACCCCTACACCCTGCGCATCCTGAACCTGCAGGGGCAGGAGGTGGCCGCTGCCACCTTTGTAGGCAGTACGCACCGCCTGAGCACCGCCGCCCTGCCCGCTGGCACCTATCTGCTAGAGGTCTCGGGCACATCGGGGCTGGCTACACAGCGCATCGTGGTGCAGTAG
- a CDS encoding nucleotide pyrophosphohydrolase, whose product MNDQDLSLRQVQEAVDHWVRSIGQRYFSELTNMAILTEEVGELARIMARKFGDQSFKAGEKDDLADEMADVLWVLVCLANQTGVDLSQAFVRNIEKKTRRDRERHQQNPKLK is encoded by the coding sequence ATGAACGATCAAGACCTAAGCCTGCGCCAGGTGCAGGAGGCCGTGGACCACTGGGTTCGCAGCATTGGGCAGCGCTACTTTAGCGAGCTGACCAATATGGCCATCCTGACCGAGGAGGTGGGCGAGCTGGCCCGCATTATGGCCCGTAAATTTGGCGATCAATCCTTCAAAGCCGGAGAGAAAGACGACCTGGCCGACGAAATGGCAGATGTGCTGTGGGTGCTGGTGTGCCTGGCCAACCAGACGGGCGTGGACCTGAGCCAGGCCTTTGTGCGGAACATCGAAAAGAAAACCCGCCGCGATAGAGAGCGGCACCAGCAGAACCCAAAATTGAAGTAA
- a CDS encoding DUF6194 family protein, whose translation MHTPQTIEALLLARYAGLVAKTAYSERSLFYNPAGLLPNGMYFATLKTADGPHDKASALDRPGVFRLSFGLDDRAYTALFGPKPARPPKGGVVQLPAGTDWQALDVLTPHPVYAWMRYVCILNPGAERWGQLAPLLDATYSRLVQQYQKKHR comes from the coding sequence ATGCACACCCCCCAGACGATAGAAGCGCTGCTGCTGGCCCGCTATGCCGGGTTGGTAGCCAAAACAGCGTACTCCGAGCGTTCGCTATTTTATAACCCCGCTGGCCTACTGCCCAATGGCATGTACTTTGCCACACTGAAAACCGCAGATGGCCCCCATGACAAAGCCAGTGCGCTAGACCGGCCCGGGGTGTTCCGGCTCAGCTTTGGGCTGGACGACAGGGCCTATACGGCCCTCTTTGGCCCCAAGCCTGCACGGCCACCCAAGGGCGGCGTGGTGCAGCTGCCTGCGGGGACCGACTGGCAGGCGCTGGACGTGCTGACGCCCCACCCGGTATATGCCTGGATGCGCTACGTGTGCATCCTGAACCCTGGCGCAGAACGCTGGGGGCAGCTGGCCCCCCTGCTGGATGCCACCTACAGCCGGCTGGTACAGCAGTACCAAAAGAAGCACCGCTAG
- the nuoD gene encoding NADH dehydrogenase (quinone) subunit D, which yields MADFLVPTSPAQGEKRQATAERGEFSFFPKHHRALYGRLDSKHTSVEIDETDPLGTQMVLNIGPQHPATHGVLRLVTALDGEKIAKCVVDVGYLHRGIEKLAEYKTYQEFMPYTDRMDYLSPYNSNVAWCTAVEKLAGIEVPLRAQYIRTIACELARISAHLLWLGTMVMDAGAISVFMWTFRERENIYSLFDKLAGVRFTVSHCRIGGIQYDLEDSMLAEIRAFLKNFYKEYKGWQKLLYKNAILVNRVKDVGVVTREEAVAYGFTGPNLRGSGVAHDIRNAEPYLVYDQVDWDIPIRTEGDCMARFMVRMDEIEQSVRILEQCMARLPKGIIRADNAKQAYASKDEVYYSMEGMIHDFMMTDVGTVAPKGAEAYHAVEAPKGELGFYLLSDGTGAPWRMKMKSPSAANLQVLEKMMEGNMVADTVVLIGSIDPVMGEADK from the coding sequence ATGGCAGACTTTCTGGTACCCACCTCTCCTGCACAGGGAGAAAAAAGGCAAGCTACCGCAGAGCGGGGCGAGTTCAGCTTCTTCCCCAAGCACCACCGCGCACTGTATGGCAGGCTGGATAGCAAGCACACCAGCGTAGAGATAGACGAAACGGACCCGCTGGGTACCCAGATGGTGCTAAACATAGGCCCCCAGCACCCGGCTACGCACGGCGTACTGCGCCTGGTAACGGCCCTAGATGGCGAGAAGATAGCCAAATGCGTGGTAGACGTGGGCTACCTGCACCGCGGGATAGAAAAACTTGCCGAGTATAAAACCTACCAGGAGTTTATGCCCTATACGGACCGCATGGACTACCTGAGCCCCTACAACAGCAACGTGGCCTGGTGTACGGCGGTGGAGAAGCTGGCCGGCATAGAGGTGCCCCTGCGTGCACAGTACATCCGCACCATAGCCTGCGAGCTGGCCCGCATATCGGCCCACCTGCTGTGGCTGGGCACCATGGTGATGGATGCCGGTGCCATATCTGTATTCATGTGGACGTTTCGCGAGCGCGAGAACATCTACAGCCTGTTCGACAAGCTGGCCGGTGTGCGCTTTACCGTAAGCCACTGCCGCATTGGCGGTATACAGTACGACCTGGAAGATAGTATGCTCGCCGAGATCCGCGCCTTCCTCAAAAACTTCTACAAAGAGTACAAGGGCTGGCAGAAGCTGCTGTACAAGAATGCCATCCTGGTGAACCGGGTAAAGGATGTGGGCGTGGTTACCCGCGAGGAGGCCGTTGCCTATGGCTTTACCGGCCCCAACCTGCGTGGAAGCGGGGTGGCGCACGACATACGCAATGCCGAGCCCTACCTGGTGTACGACCAGGTGGACTGGGACATACCCATCCGTACCGAGGGCGACTGTATGGCCCGCTTCATGGTACGTATGGACGAGATAGAGCAGAGCGTGCGCATACTGGAGCAGTGTATGGCCCGGCTGCCCAAGGGCATCATCCGCGCAGACAATGCCAAACAGGCCTATGCCAGCAAGGATGAAGTGTACTACAGCATGGAGGGCATGATACACGACTTCATGATGACCGATGTGGGCACCGTAGCCCCCAAGGGCGCCGAGGCCTACCACGCCGTAGAAGCCCCCAAGGGCGAGCTAGGCTTCTACCTGCTGAGCGATGGCACCGGGGCGCCCTGGCGCATGAAGATGAAGAGCCCCTCGGCTGCCAACCTGCAGGTGCTGGAGAAGATGATGGAAGGCAATATGGTGGCCGATACCGTGGTGCTCATCGGCTCCATCGACCCGGTGATGGGCGAGGCCGACAAGTAG